ACGAACAGGCGCAGGGCATCGAGCAGGTCAATACCGCCGTCGGCCAGATGGACACCATCACCCAGCAGAACGCCGCCACGGCCGAAGAGTCGGCGTCGGCGTCCGAAGAGCTGTCGGCCCAGGCCGAAGAGCTGACCAAGATGGTCGGCGAACTCCTGGCGATGGTGGGCGGATCGAGCAAGGTGGCCGCCGCGGCCGCGACGCCGCACTTTGCCCACGGCCACAAGGCCCCGGCGACGGCCCACAAGGCCGCCCCGGCAACCGCCCACGCAGGCGCCCCTGCGGCGACGGGCTGGAAGAACACCAAGTCGCATGAAGGCGTGACGATTCCGATGGAATCGGACGCCGAAGCGGCGAAGTTCTAGAACGCGTCCGCCCGGACCGGGGGCGCCCCGCGTGGGGCGCCCCCCGCCCGGCGGACTACCGCAAACACACTGCTTGAGATGCAGGAGACCAGACGTGTTCAAAAACATGAAACTCGGAAACAAGATCATCGCAGGTTTTGTCTCACTGTTGCTGATCGCGGCGCTACTGGGTGGCCTGGCATCCTGGCGGATGTGGAACGCCGAAGGCCAGTCCACCAAACTCTCCAGCGAGTACGTTCCGGAAGTGACCTTGGCTACCGAGGTGGAACGCAATTCGCTGCTGACAATGTATGAAGTTCGCGGCTATGGCTTGACGGAAGAGGAAGCCTACCTCACCCGCGGCAGGAAGCACCTCGCTGATGTGCAGAGCAGCCTGAAAGACTGCGAGAACCTGGCAGACAAATCCACCGGCCTGGTCAAGCTCAAAGAAGCCGTCGGCAAAGTGCGCGGCAAGGTCAATGAGTACGACAAGCTCGTGGGGGAAACCGTCACTCGCAACACCGCCATCGCGAAGGATCGCCACGATCTGGATGCGACCGCAGCGGAATACATGACGAACTGCAATGAGTTCCTCACTCATCAAAATCGACTGATGATTCAGGAACTTGGTGGCCAGGCCGAGGCTGATTCCTCGCACAGCGCCCTGGCCGCACATAACACCCCTGCCGCCGGACATGGCAGCAGCCATGACTCCCCACAGAAGAAAGTGTCTGCCGCTGGGGTAACCGTTGCCGCGTGCCCGCAGGGCCAGCAGGTCCTGGCCGATCTGAAGGAAGGCAACGCACGGTTCGTTCATGGCACATCGACCCGAAGCAACCTGGACGGCCAGCGCCGCGACGAGACGGCGACAAAGGGGCAGAAGCCACGCGCGACCATTCTCGCGTGCTCGGATTCCCGAGTACCGGTCGAAGCCATCTTCGACAAGGGTGTGGGCGATTTGTTTCTGATTCGCGTCGCGGGCAACATCTGCGGCCAGCACGAGCTGGGATCGATCGAGTATGGCGTGGACCATCTTGAAACGCCGCTGCTGATCATCCTGGGTCACAGCGGTTGCGGAGCCGTCACCGCCGCGGCGACGTCTGCGACCGTTCATGGAAGCATTCCTTCGCTGATTGATGAAATTGCTCCGGCCCTGGAGCGGTGCAGGCATCAT
Above is a window of Planctomycetaceae bacterium DNA encoding:
- a CDS encoding carbonic anhydrase, which produces MFKNMKLGNKIIAGFVSLLLIAALLGGLASWRMWNAEGQSTKLSSEYVPEVTLATEVERNSLLTMYEVRGYGLTEEEAYLTRGRKHLADVQSSLKDCENLADKSTGLVKLKEAVGKVRGKVNEYDKLVGETVTRNTAIAKDRHDLDATAAEYMTNCNEFLTHQNRLMIQELGGQAEADSSHSALAAHNTPAAGHGSSHDSPQKKVSAAGVTVAACPQGQQVLADLKEGNARFVHGTSTRSNLDGQRRDETATKGQKPRATILACSDSRVPVEAIFDKGVGDLFLIRVAGNICGQHELGSIEYGVDHLETPLLIILGHSGCGAVTAAATSATVHGSIPSLIDEIAPALERCRHHQPQPTGGALISACIDENVWVAVERTLTRSAAIRQRVKEGKVLVVGANYDLAQGTIRWMGPHPRQNELLAAALDAPTHGPATATHAAPTGSAQQLERLRKITLVNDIIDLGSAARIACFKSQALRQPDLIKNADKNFPQIAEKLKSLRDITRLKEDLDRIDKVEHDANKYRAAMNNLLANWLALQDVASRRGEVAENVLSEAQETAKAGLTQATTIANETTSSLSTAAMVVVIGLCVAMIVGVALALGITRSITGPINRVIAGLSSGAEQTSSAAGQVSAASQSLAQGSS